A stretch of DNA from Arthrobacter globiformis:
CTGATGGGCTCGGTGGCGGCCGCGCGCTTTCCGTTGGAGGATTTGGCGAGGCCGAGCCTGCGGCGGCTTGCCGAGGAGACCGGTGAGAGTGCCTTCTTCTCGATCAGGCGGGGCGCCGAGACCGTATGCCTGCTGCGGGAGGAGGGCAGCTTCCCCGTCCGCTCCTTTGTGCTTCACGAGGGTGTCCGTTTTCCGCTGGGCGTGGCATCGGCAGGAACAGCGATCATGGCCTTCCTGCCCGAGGCGGAGCAGGAACAGATCCTGGGGGACTGGGCTGCCCACGCCGGCAAATACGCCAACGGGCACCCCGAAAACGTGGTCCGGGACAACCTGCGGCAGACCCGCCGGCGCGGCTACGCCGTGAACCCGGGCCTGGTGCTGGAAGGCAGCTGGGGGATGGGCGCCGCGGTCTTCGACCAGGCCGGCCGTCCGTCGTGGGCGCTGTCCCTGACCGGGATCGAACCGCGCTTCCGTGGGGACCGGCGCGAACTGCTGGGGCGGCTCCTGCTGGAGGAGGCCCACCGGCTCACCGTGCGGCTCGGCGCGGGTGGCCAGCGCAGGCGGCAGAACTAGCGGCAGCACATCGCTCCGGCGCAGCGGTCCGCCCTGGTTGCCGCACCCGTCTGCCCGGGAACCGGTGCAGACTGTTGTGGTGCCTGGCGGGCGTGCCTACCCTTGCAGGAGAGTCCTTCCCCTTGCAGAAGCCTGGACAGCACCGAAGGAGCCAGAGCCATGAGCACACGGGTCTACTTTGAGGAATACGGCGGCCCGCAGGTCCTGAAGGTGGGTACGGAGAAGCTGGCGGAACCGGGTGACGGTCTGGTGCGGGTGGAATTCCGGGCGGTCAGCGTCAACCCCATGGACTGGAAGCTCGTGGCCGGCTACCTGAAAAAGTGGTTTCCCCTGGACTTCCCGGCGGTGCCCGGCAGCGAGGCGGCCGGCGTCGTGACCGCCGTCGGACCCGCCTTCGAGGGGTTTGCCGTGGGTGACGAGGTTATCTGGAACGGACTGCTGGGCGGCTACCGGACGGAAGCCGTGGTGCCGGCGGACCAGCTGACTCCCTTGCCGGCGGGCGTGGACTTCGAGCAGGCTGCATGCATCCCGGCGGCAGGAGGCACGGCGTATTCGGCCTTGAAGCAGCTCGCCCTGGGAGCCGGGGACACCGTGCTGATCCATGGCGCCGCAGGCGGCGTCGGCTCGGCCGCGGTCCAGATCGCACAGGCCTTTGGTGCACGGGTGATCGGCACCGCGTCGGAAGCCAACC
This window harbors:
- a CDS encoding IclR family transcriptional regulator translates to MNQAPVQGAQVVSRIAGLLRIVGRKPEGSPLVELVRDSGLTRPTVHRLLTSLAAEGLLDHDPLSGNWVLGPEVLLMGSVAAARFPLEDLARPSLRRLAEETGESAFFSIRRGAETVCLLREEGSFPVRSFVLHEGVRFPLGVASAGTAIMAFLPEAEQEQILGDWAAHAGKYANGHPENVVRDNLRQTRRRGYAVNPGLVLEGSWGMGAAVFDQAGRPSWALSLTGIEPRFRGDRRELLGRLLLEEAHRLTVRLGAGGQRRRQN
- a CDS encoding NADP-dependent oxidoreductase — translated: MSTRVYFEEYGGPQVLKVGTEKLAEPGDGLVRVEFRAVSVNPMDWKLVAGYLKKWFPLDFPAVPGSEAAGVVTAVGPAFEGFAVGDEVIWNGLLGGYRTEAVVPADQLTPLPAGVDFEQAACIPAAGGTAYSALKQLALGAGDTVLIHGAAGGVGSAAVQIAQAFGARVIGTASEANQEYLSELGAEPVTYGPGLADRVRALAEDAGTVSAVLDTVGSEDSLAATAELLRGAGRAVTTVPGEQSSAAGLAAVQQLEGRVADVGTLAAEGQITFTIAHRMPLIEAADALEISRGGHGRGKILLLP